In one window of Spodoptera frugiperda isolate SF20-4 chromosome 11, AGI-APGP_CSIRO_Sfru_2.0, whole genome shotgun sequence DNA:
- the LOC118274709 gene encoding potassium channel subfamily K member 15: protein MMPRRKRRLASRIRDYVRGLLAFLFSNVGVIVLVVAYTIAGAFMFQAIEGGSEWKVDKQMSRERTNLTQYLWQNVTLDLNLFNETAVKERIGRELRNYQTKIVMAVHKGWDGGRSSRQWSFSSAFLYSLTVITTIGYGHLSPKTDWGKVVTILYALLGMPLFLLYLTNVGELLARWFKCIYALVCLCRGCPGFTRRRAARLRLQYELSEAESIERPQAWRSRYPESDVTPEYVLPPGRYPPPRGYPRRPDYMRSISMPQPYDPRGPRVDPRRGCSLPARPAESPPSSDFSYVTFDAQTITVPISVCVTIMVGYIMFGSMIFGMWEKWDQLDGAYFCFISLSSIGFGDFVPGERVYTARIEPSFIICSLYLMLGMALVAMCFNLMQEQVMHYYAGLKRAVKRLGRCKR, encoded by the exons ATGATGCCCCGGCGCAAGCGCAGGCTCGCGTCCCGCATCCGCGACTACGTGCGCGGTCTACTCGCGTTCCTCTTCAGCAATGTGGGCGTCATCGTGCTTGTGGTCGCTTATACCATTGCTG GTGCATTCATGTTCCAAGCGATAGAGGGCGGCAGTGAGTGGAAGGTGGACAAGCAGATGTCTCGGGAGCGCACCAACCTGACGCAGTACCTGTGGCAGAACGTCACCCTCGACCTCAACCTCTTCAACGAGACCGCGGTCAAGGAGAG GATTGGCAGAGAGCTGCGCAACTATCAGACCAAGATAGTGATGGCTGTCCACAAGGGGTGGGACGGCGGCAGGTCCTCGCGGCAGTGGAGCTTCTCGTCCGCGTTCTTGTATTCCCTCACTGTTATTACTACTATAG GTTACGGGCACCTGTCTCCAAAGACTGACTGGGGCAAGGTGGTGACGATCCTGTACGCGCTGCTCGGGATGCCGCTGTTCCTGCTCTATCTGACCAATGTTG GTGAGCTGTTGGCGCGATGGTTCAAGTGCATCTACGCGTTGGTCTGCCTCTGCAGGGGCTGTCCAGGATTCACCAGGAGAAGAGCTGCCAGGTTACGGCTGCAG TATGAGTTGAGTGAAGCGGAGAGTATAGAGCGGCCGCAGGCGTGGAGGTCGCGGTACCCAGAGTCTGACGTCACGCCGGAGTACGTGCTCCCTCCGGGGAGGTACCCGCCGCCTCGAGGGTATCCTAG GAGACCCGACTACATGCGCAGTATATCGATGCCGCAGCCGTACGACCCGCGCGGGCCCCGCGTGGACCCGCGCCGCGGGTGCTCGCTGCCCGCGCGGCCCGCGGAGAGTCCGCCCTCCAGCGACTTCAGCTACGTCACCTTCGATGCCCAGACCATCACCGTACCTATCAGCGTCTGTGTCACCATTATGGTCGG GTACATAATGTTCGGGTCCATGATCTTCGGGATGTGGGAGAAGTGGGACCAGCTCGATGGAGCCTACTTCTGCTTTATTTCACTTAGCAG CATTGGTTTCGGAGACTTCGTCCCCGGCGAGCGAGTGTACACGGCTCGTATCGAGCCTTCCTTCATCATCTGCTCGCTGTACCTCATGCTCGGCATGGCGCTCGTCGCCATGTGCTTCAACCTTATGCAG